One stretch of Burkholderia sp. DNA includes these proteins:
- a CDS encoding methyltransferase domain-containing protein has product MSSVYAPPGRPANDPRHLRRIFDRRAAAFDAVSFLPRKIAQRMGERLDYIKVVPSGVLDAGCGVGDDLPLLRARFPEAPVYGIDLSAAMLARAATQEAVDTSWRRFLPASLSKALGQRGPCLAQADFAALPFAGAAFDFLWSNLALHWHGCPDLVFPEWQRVLRVGGLLMFSTLGPDTMRELRAAYAEAEAVTDCAPRAHVIVFVDMHDLGDMLVESGFEISVMDQEVLTITYKSPDSLLADVRRWGAYPFPREGGERLPKGTLRALKDALEIRRRDDGRIALTFEVIYGHASKAVPRTTADGYSIVRIEDIGRGRPKNS; this is encoded by the coding sequence ATGTCTTCCGTTTACGCCCCTCCCGGTCGTCCGGCCAATGATCCACGGCACCTGCGGCGGATCTTTGATCGCCGTGCCGCCGCGTTTGACGCAGTTTCGTTCCTGCCGCGAAAGATCGCGCAGCGCATGGGCGAGCGTCTCGACTACATCAAGGTGGTGCCTTCTGGCGTGCTCGATGCCGGCTGCGGCGTCGGCGACGACCTTCCGCTTCTGCGCGCGCGTTTTCCTGAGGCGCCAGTCTACGGTATTGATCTATCTGCCGCGATGCTCGCGCGTGCCGCCACGCAAGAGGCGGTCGACACCAGTTGGCGGCGCTTCTTGCCGGCCTCGCTGTCGAAGGCGCTGGGCCAGCGCGGCCCGTGCCTGGCACAGGCGGATTTCGCGGCCCTGCCGTTCGCTGGCGCGGCCTTCGACTTCCTCTGGTCGAATCTCGCGCTGCACTGGCACGGGTGCCCCGACCTGGTCTTTCCAGAATGGCAACGCGTGCTGCGCGTGGGCGGGCTGCTGATGTTCAGCACACTAGGCCCCGACACAATGCGCGAATTGCGTGCCGCCTACGCCGAAGCAGAGGCGGTTACTGATTGCGCGCCGCGCGCGCATGTGATTGTCTTCGTAGACATGCACGATCTCGGCGACATGCTGGTCGAAAGCGGCTTCGAAATCTCGGTGATGGACCAGGAAGTACTGACCATTACCTACAAGTCTCCCGACTCACTGCTGGCCGACGTGCGCCGCTGGGGTGCCTATCCGTTCCCGCGCGAAGGCGGCGAGAGGCTGCCGAAAGGCACGCTGCGTGCCCTGAAGGATGCGCTCGAGATCCGTCGCCGCGACGACGGCAGGATCGCGCTAACGTTCGAGGTGATCTACGGGCACGCCTCGAAGGCCGTGCCTCGCACCACCGCTGATGGCTATAGTATCGTGCGGATCGAGGATATCGGGCGAGGTCGTCCAAAGAATTCCTGA